AGGGAGTGGCTTACGGCACTGCGTTCCCGGTCCGGAGCGGCGACAACAACCCTGCCCAGCCCCATCATGGCCCTGGCAAGGGCCTGGATGCCGGGGGCGTTGACACCGTCGTCGTTGGTTACAAGTATGAGCACAGGCATTTTCCTGCTGATCGGAACACCAGGCATCCTAATCTATTCGACCGGGGTTTTTCAATGATCACTTTTCCACCGTTTCCCGCGCTGAATAGAACCGCCACGCTGTCCCGATGATTTCATCCAGGCCGGGGTACCGAGGCGCCCACCCCAGTTCCACCCTTGCCCTTGAGGAATCGGCCACGAGGACCGGCGGATCACCTCTCCTCCTGCCTCCCAGGACAACCGGTATCCTTTTCCCCGTTATCCGTTCGGCTTCCCGGATCACCTCCATAACGGAGAATCCCTTTCCATTGCCCAGGTTGAAGGCCCTGGCCGTAACGCCGTAGCCGATCATTTCCAACGCCAGGACATGTGCCCTCGCGAGGTCGGTGACATGGATATAATCCCGCAGACAGGTCCCGTCCGGCGTTCCGTAGTCGTCTCCGAATACGGTGATGTCGGACCTCTTCCCAATGGCCGCCTGGAGAACAAGAGGGATCAGATGGGTTTCCGGATCGTGCAGCTCGCCCGATTCCCCGTCCGGGTCGGCCCCGGCCGCGTTGAAATACCGCAGGGAGACGGACCTCATCCCGTGGGCGGTCCCGAAATCACCCAGGATGCCCTCCACAATGCGTTTCGACTCGCCGTAGGGGTTGATGGGGGTCAGGAGATGATCGTCAGGGATGGGCGAAGTTTGCGGAGTCCCGTACACCGCCGCGCTGGACGAAAAGATAAAGCCCATCACACCGGATTCCAGAAGCGCCTCCAACAGGACAAGGGTCCCCGACACGTTATTCTGATAGTACCTACCCGGATTAAGAACCGATTCACCCACCTGGATGTACCCAGCGAAGTGGATGCAGGCGGAGGGGCGGTATTTTTCCAGAACCTCCTTTACCCTCTTCGCATCACCTACATCCCCAACTTCCAGAGGACCCCATTTCACCAACTCCGCATGGCCGGTGGAGAGGTTGTCGTAGGAGATGGGAGTGTATCCGGATTCGGCCAGGGCCTTGCACGTGTGGCTGCCGATGTATCCGCCGCCGCCGGTGACCAGAACTGTTTTTTCATTGGAATCCACGAGATGCAACTTACATGGTCCGGAGGGCTGAGACAAGGGGTTGGATCATGTCCAACGGATTCAACTAGTCCCAGAGTCCAGTGTCCAACGTGATGAAATGGCTAGATCCCAGACCCTGGTTATTTCACCACAGTGCAGCCGCTCACAGGCTGCCCCACGGGGTTTCACCAGCCGTCGCTGAAGCTACGGCCGGCAGGCAGGGTTAAATCAAAAAAATATTCCCCTCACCTGACTTTTTTGCGTAACTCTGCGTTACAGC
This is a stretch of genomic DNA from Deltaproteobacteria bacterium. It encodes these proteins:
- the galE gene encoding UDP-glucose 4-epimerase GalE, with protein sequence MDSNEKTVLVTGGGGYIGSHTCKALAESGYTPISYDNLSTGHAELVKWGPLEVGDVGDAKRVKEVLEKYRPSACIHFAGYIQVGESVLNPGRYYQNNVSGTLVLLEALLESGVMGFIFSSSAAVYGTPQTSPIPDDHLLTPINPYGESKRIVEGILGDFGTAHGMRSVSLRYFNAAGADPDGESGELHDPETHLIPLVLQAAIGKRSDITVFGDDYGTPDGTCLRDYIHVTDLARAHVLALEMIGYGVTARAFNLGNGKGFSVMEVIREAERITGKRIPVVLGGRRRGDPPVLVADSSRARVELGWAPRYPGLDEIIGTAWRFYSARETVEK